From the Kitasatospora atroaurantiaca genome, the window GCGCGGTCTGGAGCTGCGCGCTGCGCCAACTCCGGTGCAGCGTACGGACGAAGATGCCCAAGGGCAGCCACTGGCGGCCGTGCCGGAGGCCCGGGTCGCCTCGGTCGGCGGGGTGCCCGCCCCGCGTCCGCCGTCGGTGCAGCGCGTCATCCAGGCCGCCGCACCGCGCGTGGCTCCCCCCGCGCCTAAGCCGACCGACCCGGGATCGGTCGCGGTGGCGGCAGGCATAGCTCAGCGCATGCCGGACGGCTCCGTGCTGTTCGCACCACCGCTGCCGGTGCCAGGACCGGAATCGCCACCTGCCACCCTCACTCAACTGCCCTATGTGCAGCGAGTGTACGAGCCGCAGCCCGAGCCCGCTCCCGTACAGCGAGCCCCCGACCCGCCCTCGCCCGACCCCCCGCCCGCCGCGCCGCCCGAGCCGGCCACGACGCCCCAGGCCTCCGCACCACCGCCACCACCACCGCAGCCGCAGGCGGCGCAGGCGGAGAGCACCGACGACCTGGTCCGCCGCCTGATCGACCCGCTGAGCAGGCTGCTCAGGGCCGAGCTCCGCCTGGACCGCGAACGCGCCGGGCTGCGGCTCGACGGCAGGAACTGACCGACTCACCCGCTTCACCGACCCACCAGCAGAAGGGAGATGCGCGGATGGCCGACGACGACCCGGCGGTGAGCGTGTGCTTCATCGTCAAGATCGACGACTTCAGCCTCGGGGCGTTCAACAGCTGCGAGGGTCTGGGCTGCGAGGTGGTGATGGAGCAGCGTGAGGAGGGCGGCAACAACGGTTACGTGTGGCAACTGCCGTCCCGGATCAAGTACTCCAACATCAAGCTCACCCGTCCGGTGACCAAGGACACCGAGAAGGTCACCCGGTGGATCGCCGGGATGGTCTCCGGTGTCACGCGCAAGACCGGCCAGATCAGCGCGATGACGGCGGACGGCAGGGTCGTCGCCCGCTGGAGCCTGATGGACGTGGTCCCGGTCCGCTGGCAGGGGCCTTCGCTGAGCCCGGAGAACGCGAAGGTCGCCACGGAGACGCTGGAGATCGCGCATCACGGCTTCCTCGACTCCGGTCGCGGCTGAGCGGGGGCGCGCCCGATGTCATCCTCCCCTGTCGCGTTCAGCGCGGCCTCCAGTGGCCCGTCCGGCGGCGGCCGGCCCAAACTGGAGCGCGCGTACCTGGAGTTGCGGCATCCCCCGGCGGACGGCGGTACGAGTGCGCCGGGCCCGCACCTGAGCAAGATCGACTTCCAGTTCAACCCGAAGGAGCTCAGCCTCGCCAAGGCGGCGAAGTGGGAGCGGAAGACCGCCCGGGGAGCCAAGACCGCGGGCCCGGCGGAGTTCAAGGGGCCCGAGCCGAGCAAGCTCACCCTGGAGATGTTCTTCGACGCCACGGACCGTCAGGACGACCGGGTGGTCCAGGCGGTGGAGCAGCTGTTCTCCTGCTGCGTGCCGACCTCCCAGACCCACAGCAAGCAGCAGGGCGTACCCCCGTGGGTGATCTTCC encodes:
- a CDS encoding LysM peptidoglycan-binding domain-containing protein; this translates as MSSSPVAFSAASSGPSGGGRPKLERAYLELRHPPADGGTSAPGPHLSKIDFQFNPKELSLAKAAKWERKTARGAKTAGPAEFKGPEPSKLTLEMFFDATDRQDDRVVQAVEQLFSCCVPTSQTHSKQQGVPPWVIFHWGGLTGFVGYISQVQAKYTLFTAGGLPIRAVCQVTLEELSGEKAGQNPTSGALAARRVHRVVAGDTLALLAWREYGDPGAWREIAEANGIDDPMRLRPGTELLLPGAEELTGTP
- a CDS encoding phage tail protein, with the translated sequence MADDDPAVSVCFIVKIDDFSLGAFNSCEGLGCEVVMEQREEGGNNGYVWQLPSRIKYSNIKLTRPVTKDTEKVTRWIAGMVSGVTRKTGQISAMTADGRVVARWSLMDVVPVRWQGPSLSPENAKVATETLEIAHHGFLDSGRG